The proteins below come from a single Papaver somniferum cultivar HN1 chromosome 11, ASM357369v1, whole genome shotgun sequence genomic window:
- the LOC113325256 gene encoding glucomannan 4-beta-mannosyltransferase 9-like isoform X1, translating into MDLVSLISEAVFRLTKDGVITQELGVIWRQMREFILIPTLKVAVFLCLTMSVMLFIERLYMGVVILIVKLSGRKPEKRYKWEEMKDDVELGNSNYPMVLVQIPMYNEKEVYQLSIGAACALSWPSDRIIIQVLDDSTDPVIKDLVEIECQMWASKGINIKYEIRRNRNGYKAGALKEGLKHSYVDMCDFVTIFDADFQPDPDFLYKSIPYFVHNPEVGLVQARWKFVNANECLMTRVQEMSLNYHFRVEQEVGSSTYAFFGFNGTAGVWRIAAIREAGGWKDRTTVEDMDLAVRASLKGWKFVYVGAIKVKSELPSTFKAFRYQQHRWSCGPANLFRKMVIEIIRNQRVDLWQKVHVIYSFFLVRKIIAHIVTFSFYCVVIPTCVFFPEVVVPIWGVFYVPTIITVLNAIETPRSIHLVIFWVLFENVMSLHRSKGTLIGILEAGGRVNEWVVTEKLGDTLLKPKDNNKPDIKSSKKSRFSAFRERLHLLELGMGTYILVCACYDAMFGKYWYFVYLFGQTVAFYVMGFGYVGTLIPPS; encoded by the exons ATGGATTTGGTTTCGTTGATTTCAGAAGCAGTATTTCGATTGACGAAAGACGGTGTAATCACTCAAGAGCTTGGAGTAATATGGCGCCAGATGAGAGAATTCATACTAATTCCCACTTTGAAAGTTGCAGTTTTTCTTTGTTTAACAATGTCAGTTATGCTGTTCATCGAACGGCTTTACATGGGTGTAGTGATACTCATCGTAAAACTCTCTGGTCGAAAACCGGAGAAGCGTTACAAATGGGAAGAGATGAAAGACGACGTCGAGTTGGGTAACTCAAATTACCCGATGGTTCTTGTTCAGATTCCAATGTACAATGAAAAAGAG GTCTATCAGCTTTCCATTGGTGCAGCATGTGCTCTTTCATGGCCCTCTGATCGAATAATCATTCAAGTTCTCGATGATTCTACTGATCCAGTAATCAAG GACTTGGTGGAAATTGAATGTCAAATGTGGGCAAGTAAAGGAATAAACATCAAGTACGAAATTAGAAGAAATCGAAACGGATACAAAGCTGGAGCTCTGAAAGAAGGATTGAAACATAGCTATGTTGATATGTGCGACTTCGTTACCATTTTCGACGCTGATTTCCAACCTGATCCTGACTTTCTCTACAAAAGCATTCCATATTTTGTTCATAACCCTGAGGTTGGACTCGTCCAAGCTCGTTGGAAGTTTG TGAATGCGAACGAGTGTTTGATGACGCGAGTCCAGGAGATGTCGCTGAATTACCATTTCAGGGTTGAACAAGAAGTTGGTTCATCGACCTACGCTTTCTTTGGTTTCAATGGTACTGCTGGTGTTTGGAGAATTGCTGCTATTAGAGAAGCTGGAGGATGGAAAGATCGCACAACTGTTGAGGACATGGATCTGGCTGTTCGTGCTAGTCTCAAGGGTTGGAAATTCGTCTACGTTGGCGCAATCAAG GTGAAAAGTGAATTACCAAGTACTTTCAAGGCCTTTAGGTACCAACAACATAGATGGTCTTGTGGGCCTGCAAATTTATTCAGAAAAATGGTTATAGAAATCATTAGAAACCAG AGGGTGGACTTGTGGCAGAAAGTGCATGTGATATACAGCTTTTTCCTTGTAAGAAAGATCATAGCTCATATTGTAACCTTCTCTTTTTACTGCGTGGTAATTCCGACGTGCGTGTTCTTTCCGGAAGTTGTGGTTCCGATATGGGGTGTGTTTTATGTGCCAACAATTATAACTGTCCTGAATGCAATTGAAACACCACG GTCAATTCACTTGGTGATTTTTTGGgttctctttgaaaatgtaaTGTCTCTGCATCGTTCGAAAGGTACTTTAATCGGCATACTAGAAGCCGGTGGAAGAGTAAACGAATGGGTTGTTACAGAGAAGTTAGGAGATACTCTACTAAAACCCAAAGATAATAATAAACCAGACATAAAATCGTCAAAGAAATCAAGATTTTCCGCATTCAGAGAAAG GCTACATTTGTTAGAGCTAGGCATGGGAACGTACATTTTAGTGTGCGCGTGTTATGACGCTATGTTTGGGAAGTACTGGTACTTTGTTTACCTGTTCGGCCAAACGGTTGCGTTTTATGTCATGGGGTTTGGTTACGTCGGCACCTTGATTCCTCCATCTTAA
- the LOC113325256 gene encoding glucomannan 4-beta-mannosyltransferase 9-like isoform X2 — MDLVSLISEAVFRLTKDGVITQELGVIWRQMREFILIPTLKVAVFLCLTMSVMLFIERLYMGVVILIVKLSGRKPEKRYKWEEMKDDVELGNSNYPMVLVQIPMYNEKEVYQLSIGAACALSWPSDRIIIQVLDDSTDPVIKDLVEIECQMWASKGINIKYEIRRNRNGYKAGALKEGLKHSYVDMCDFVTIFDADFQPDPDFLYKSIPYFVHNPEVGLVQARWKFVNANECLMTRVQEMSLNYHFRVEQEVGSSTYAFFGFNGTAGVWRIAAIREAGGWKDRTTVEDMDLAVRASLKGWKFVYVGAIKRVDLWQKVHVIYSFFLVRKIIAHIVTFSFYCVVIPTCVFFPEVVVPIWGVFYVPTIITVLNAIETPRSIHLVIFWVLFENVMSLHRSKGTLIGILEAGGRVNEWVVTEKLGDTLLKPKDNNKPDIKSSKKSRFSAFRERLHLLELGMGTYILVCACYDAMFGKYWYFVYLFGQTVAFYVMGFGYVGTLIPPS; from the exons ATGGATTTGGTTTCGTTGATTTCAGAAGCAGTATTTCGATTGACGAAAGACGGTGTAATCACTCAAGAGCTTGGAGTAATATGGCGCCAGATGAGAGAATTCATACTAATTCCCACTTTGAAAGTTGCAGTTTTTCTTTGTTTAACAATGTCAGTTATGCTGTTCATCGAACGGCTTTACATGGGTGTAGTGATACTCATCGTAAAACTCTCTGGTCGAAAACCGGAGAAGCGTTACAAATGGGAAGAGATGAAAGACGACGTCGAGTTGGGTAACTCAAATTACCCGATGGTTCTTGTTCAGATTCCAATGTACAATGAAAAAGAG GTCTATCAGCTTTCCATTGGTGCAGCATGTGCTCTTTCATGGCCCTCTGATCGAATAATCATTCAAGTTCTCGATGATTCTACTGATCCAGTAATCAAG GACTTGGTGGAAATTGAATGTCAAATGTGGGCAAGTAAAGGAATAAACATCAAGTACGAAATTAGAAGAAATCGAAACGGATACAAAGCTGGAGCTCTGAAAGAAGGATTGAAACATAGCTATGTTGATATGTGCGACTTCGTTACCATTTTCGACGCTGATTTCCAACCTGATCCTGACTTTCTCTACAAAAGCATTCCATATTTTGTTCATAACCCTGAGGTTGGACTCGTCCAAGCTCGTTGGAAGTTTG TGAATGCGAACGAGTGTTTGATGACGCGAGTCCAGGAGATGTCGCTGAATTACCATTTCAGGGTTGAACAAGAAGTTGGTTCATCGACCTACGCTTTCTTTGGTTTCAATGGTACTGCTGGTGTTTGGAGAATTGCTGCTATTAGAGAAGCTGGAGGATGGAAAGATCGCACAACTGTTGAGGACATGGATCTGGCTGTTCGTGCTAGTCTCAAGGGTTGGAAATTCGTCTACGTTGGCGCAATCAAG AGGGTGGACTTGTGGCAGAAAGTGCATGTGATATACAGCTTTTTCCTTGTAAGAAAGATCATAGCTCATATTGTAACCTTCTCTTTTTACTGCGTGGTAATTCCGACGTGCGTGTTCTTTCCGGAAGTTGTGGTTCCGATATGGGGTGTGTTTTATGTGCCAACAATTATAACTGTCCTGAATGCAATTGAAACACCACG GTCAATTCACTTGGTGATTTTTTGGgttctctttgaaaatgtaaTGTCTCTGCATCGTTCGAAAGGTACTTTAATCGGCATACTAGAAGCCGGTGGAAGAGTAAACGAATGGGTTGTTACAGAGAAGTTAGGAGATACTCTACTAAAACCCAAAGATAATAATAAACCAGACATAAAATCGTCAAAGAAATCAAGATTTTCCGCATTCAGAGAAAG GCTACATTTGTTAGAGCTAGGCATGGGAACGTACATTTTAGTGTGCGCGTGTTATGACGCTATGTTTGGGAAGTACTGGTACTTTGTTTACCTGTTCGGCCAAACGGTTGCGTTTTATGTCATGGGGTTTGGTTACGTCGGCACCTTGATTCCTCCATCTTAA